In Pedobacter sp. SL55, the following proteins share a genomic window:
- a CDS encoding RagB/SusD family nutrient uptake outer membrane protein: MKNQKSIIKYMLLLFCGLTACKKALELNPITEYADANFWKETSQATAALNGAYTLLQAAMGPEGVFYGEARADNVAQNLTSLNTESLNLLTNNVNPSLRITSWSQLYAVVNQANLIIKNVRIMSQNGLYANKTTEFNQTLGQAYALRALCYFNMTRIWGALPLVTQPLKDATENYLVERADTEKVYTQIELDLDSATLLLPTSYSPSQTTKALLTAGAVNAIYTDLYMWRHQYDKALTASQKILTNTANYSLTSLTDATALENTSYARQFTHGFSTESIFEIDFNFAERGARSFYIQVYGDIGFQPAFMVSEALMTKFQPNDKRATISYNERRDIIKFFDKTNFVRSTMDDKNIILYRLSDILLLRAEALNQLDRPADAIAIVNQMKVRAGETALQPSDYNSLSKSQIEDIILNERSKELCFEGKRWFDLVRTKKAISVMQPINGLNNEGNYVWPIFLNEIRLNPLLKQNSYYQ, from the coding sequence ATGAAAAATCAAAAATCCATAATTAAATATATGCTACTGCTGTTTTGTGGGCTCACAGCATGTAAAAAAGCGTTAGAGCTTAACCCGATTACCGAATACGCCGATGCAAACTTTTGGAAAGAAACCTCGCAGGCAACTGCAGCATTAAATGGTGCGTATACGCTTTTGCAAGCAGCAATGGGTCCAGAAGGTGTTTTTTACGGAGAAGCTAGAGCAGATAATGTTGCACAAAATCTAACTTCATTAAATACAGAGTCGCTTAACTTGTTAACCAATAATGTAAATCCAAGTTTAAGGATTACCAGTTGGAGCCAATTGTATGCGGTGGTTAATCAAGCTAATTTGATTATTAAAAATGTAAGAATAATGAGCCAAAATGGTTTGTATGCTAACAAAACTACTGAATTTAACCAAACTTTGGGTCAAGCTTATGCACTAAGAGCGCTTTGCTATTTCAATATGACTAGGATTTGGGGCGCACTACCTTTGGTTACTCAACCTTTAAAAGATGCTACTGAGAATTATTTAGTGGAAAGGGCCGATACCGAAAAAGTTTATACGCAAATTGAATTAGATTTAGATAGTGCGACCTTGCTCTTGCCTACCAGTTATTCGCCATCGCAAACCACCAAAGCTTTACTAACTGCAGGTGCAGTAAACGCTATATACACAGATTTATATATGTGGCGTCATCAGTACGATAAAGCTTTAACGGCTTCCCAAAAAATTCTTACTAACACAGCTAATTACTCGCTAACTTCTTTGACAGATGCTACGGCTTTAGAAAATACTTCTTACGCCAGACAGTTTACACATGGTTTTTCTACAGAAAGTATTTTCGAGATCGACTTCAATTTTGCAGAACGTGGAGCTAGGTCTTTCTATATCCAAGTTTATGGCGATATAGGTTTCCAGCCCGCATTTATGGTAAGCGAAGCATTAATGACTAAGTTCCAGCCAAACGACAAAAGGGCTACTATCAGTTATAATGAAAGGAGGGATATCATTAAGTTTTTTGACAAAACAAATTTTGTGAGAAGTACCATGGATGATAAGAACATCATCTTATATAGGCTTTCTGATATTTTATTATTGCGTGCCGAGGCGTTAAATCAGTTAGACAGACCTGCGGATGCTATTGCTATTGTAAACCAAATGAAGGTGAGGGCGGGAGAGACAGCTTTACAACCTTCGGATTATAATTCATTGAGCAAGAGCCAAATTGAAGACATCATTTTAAACGAACGCTCAAAAGAGCTTTGTTTTGAAGGTAAACGCTGGTTCGATTTGGTAAGAACCAAAAAGGCAATTAGCGTAATGCAACCTATCAATGGTTTAAACAATGAAGGCAATTACGTTTGGCCAATTTTCTTAAACGAAATAAGGTTAAATCCGCTATTGAAACAAAATTCATACTATCAATAA
- a CDS encoding DUF7594 domain-containing protein, whose translation MNKKLIIIKSLAIALMCTSLSCGKLDLLKNEQPEAIDAGANLRGMTIADFIKMDHSTDLTNLNLYGEVIKKAGLEDFLNQPEDYTVLLLTNQAVTNMVGSLGYTNLNDVPAIVLRNIVSDQIFKGRLRSFDLAIGETKKFETINGSFIYYTRSNTSSDEYVLTANNSTDLTSPSARIRSQNLEFKNGVAHVTDQFTFYKLKDAVPDAPSGSVGAQTDVINVAKDVYIQNGTANRNKNFNNATAIEMKNSNGKDVSVDRMGLFQFPLTTPSFGNKIGLAKINFYVFFTGLPSSLTAYAGADTDFDETTVTWTTAPTYDRVSLANISLAAGQTGWITMDVTSLVNQLYGSNKTFLNILMNHNNDNFVRIYPREFSAGSFKAYLSISSPPATILTFGNATPLNVIAKDGFAKLTTTQLKMNGADDKNISYIVNKLPTNGYFVKYGIPLPVNGSFSQADLTAGAIKYLYSGTGNADEIILEAKDNNGGFYNTPIKITVNIQ comes from the coding sequence ATGAATAAAAAATTAATCATTATTAAATCTTTAGCTATTGCACTGATGTGTACCAGCTTAAGTTGTGGCAAGTTAGATTTGTTAAAAAACGAACAGCCAGAAGCAATAGATGCGGGTGCTAACTTGAGAGGAATGACCATTGCTGATTTTATAAAAATGGATCACAGTACCGATCTTACCAACCTAAATCTGTATGGAGAAGTGATTAAAAAAGCTGGTTTAGAAGACTTTTTAAACCAACCAGAAGACTACACGGTATTGCTTCTAACTAATCAGGCGGTAACTAATATGGTGGGCAGTTTAGGTTATACCAACCTTAATGATGTGCCGGCTATTGTACTGCGAAACATTGTTTCTGACCAGATTTTTAAGGGACGTTTACGTTCGTTTGATTTGGCAATAGGAGAAACTAAGAAGTTTGAAACCATTAACGGTAGTTTTATTTACTATACAAGAAGCAATACAAGTTCAGACGAATATGTCTTAACTGCAAATAATTCTACAGATCTCACATCGCCTTCGGCTAGAATTAGAAGTCAAAATTTAGAATTTAAAAATGGCGTTGCTCACGTAACCGATCAGTTTACCTTTTATAAGTTAAAAGATGCAGTGCCTGATGCACCATCTGGTTCGGTTGGTGCGCAAACCGATGTGATTAACGTGGCAAAGGATGTGTATATCCAAAATGGTACAGCTAATAGGAACAAAAACTTTAATAATGCCACAGCTATCGAAATGAAGAACTCTAATGGTAAGGATGTTTCGGTAGATAGAATGGGTTTATTCCAATTTCCTTTAACTACACCAAGTTTTGGGAACAAAATAGGTTTGGCAAAGATCAATTTTTATGTGTTTTTCACTGGTTTACCTTCTTCATTAACGGCTTATGCTGGTGCTGATACGGATTTTGATGAGACAACCGTGACTTGGACTACTGCACCAACTTACGATCGTGTAAGCTTAGCTAATATTTCTTTGGCAGCTGGTCAAACAGGGTGGATAACCATGGATGTAACCTCGTTGGTAAATCAACTTTATGGAAGTAATAAGACTTTCTTAAATATTTTGATGAACCACAACAATGATAATTTTGTAAGGATATATCCACGAGAATTTTCTGCTGGTAGTTTTAAAGCATATTTAAGTATTTCGAGCCCACCGGCAACCATTTTAACATTTGGAAATGCGACACCACTTAATGTAATTGCGAAAGATGGTTTTGCCAAACTTACTACTACACAGTTAAAAATGAACGGTGCCGATGATAAGAACATCAGCTACATCGTAAATAAGTTGCCTACCAATGGTTATTTCGTGAAGTACGGTATTCCATTGCCAGTTAATGGAAGTTTTTCGCAGGCAGATTTAACGGCTGGTGCTATCAAGTATTTGTACTCGGGAACTGGCAATGCTGATGAAATCATCCTAGAAGCCAAAGATAATAATGGAGGTTTCTATAACACGCCTATTAAAATCACTGTAAACATCCAATAA
- a CDS encoding right-handed parallel beta-helix repeat-containing protein — translation MHSVFCNGLQKSTYFRNKGKQKRKFTFYVDAKNGDDSNNGKTPAKAWKSLQKVNGYQFMAGDSLLFKAGDSWKGQLLPKGSGDAKNSIVVSIYSGTKKALLEGEGKVSEVLKLEDVDYWEVNHLEITNKATTIGNRLGVLVKDNGASRKHIHLKNLYIHDIMGDYSFEMKGKNTGGIGIIGTAESKFDDILIEDCEIANVVRLGIFTNLTDGKKAVKGNRPITNLVIRRNKIHHCAGDGVIVRYSYGALVEHNEVWETHNADEELVKYGVALWCRSTDETIFQYNEVYNTRGGKDGQAFDADEDAYRTVIQYNYSHDNEGGFVLITSTSEDAIIRHNISVNDGIKGLHIFDFPVWANHVRGTAIAHNNTVVLNKAHEAVVIADEALITSKFYNNIFYHEGQGELVVKSAGQTAVFKGNVYFGYEKFYVKDDKGIFADPQLVNPLNYSKGFATATGFKLKSTSPILNKAIAKSEMEGNYWLPDIGAKDFFGTTLNLAKFTPGAYQAK, via the coding sequence TTGCATTCAGTTTTCTGTAATGGCCTGCAAAAAAGCACCTACTTCCGAAATAAAGGAAAACAGAAGAGGAAGTTTACTTTTTATGTCGATGCCAAAAATGGCGATGATAGTAATAATGGCAAGACCCCTGCTAAAGCATGGAAATCGCTTCAGAAAGTAAATGGTTACCAGTTTATGGCTGGCGATTCGCTACTTTTCAAAGCAGGCGATAGCTGGAAAGGTCAGTTGTTGCCTAAAGGCTCGGGCGATGCGAAGAATTCGATAGTAGTTTCAATTTATAGCGGTACTAAAAAAGCCTTGTTAGAAGGGGAGGGAAAAGTATCGGAAGTATTGAAGCTAGAGGATGTAGATTATTGGGAAGTTAACCACTTAGAAATTACCAATAAGGCTACTACTATCGGAAACCGACTAGGTGTATTGGTAAAAGATAATGGTGCTTCGAGAAAGCATATCCACCTTAAAAACCTTTACATCCACGACATAATGGGCGATTATTCCTTTGAGATGAAGGGGAAAAATACCGGTGGTATTGGCATTATTGGTACCGCCGAAAGTAAATTCGATGATATTTTAATCGAAGACTGTGAGATTGCCAACGTAGTACGCTTAGGAATTTTTACCAATTTAACCGACGGTAAAAAGGCAGTAAAAGGCAATAGACCTATTACTAATTTGGTTATTAGAAGAAACAAAATACACCATTGTGCAGGTGATGGTGTAATTGTAAGGTATAGCTACGGCGCACTGGTAGAGCACAACGAAGTTTGGGAAACGCATAATGCGGATGAGGAGTTAGTGAAGTACGGAGTGGCATTATGGTGCCGTAGTACGGATGAAACCATTTTTCAGTACAATGAGGTTTACAATACCAGAGGTGGTAAAGATGGGCAAGCTTTTGACGCCGATGAAGATGCGTATCGCACTGTAATTCAGTATAATTATTCGCACGACAATGAAGGCGGTTTTGTGTTGATTACCAGTACATCCGAAGATGCAATTATTAGGCATAATATAAGTGTAAATGACGGTATTAAAGGCTTACATATATTCGATTTTCCAGTTTGGGCAAATCATGTGAGAGGCACAGCAATTGCTCATAACAATACAGTGGTGTTAAATAAAGCACATGAAGCTGTAGTCATTGCTGATGAAGCCTTGATAACTTCAAAGTTTTACAACAACATTTTCTATCACGAAGGGCAGGGAGAGTTAGTGGTAAAATCAGCGGGACAAACCGCAGTGTTTAAAGGGAATGTGTACTTCGGTTACGAAAAATTCTACGTAAAAGATGATAAGGGGATTTTTGCAGACCCTCAGTTGGTAAACCCACTAAACTATAGTAAAGGTTTCGCTACCGCCACTGGTTTTAAGCTTAAATCAACTAGTCCAATTTTAAATAAGGCGATAGCTAAAAGCGAAATGGAAGGCAATTACTGGTTACCAGATATAGGAGCCAAAGATTTTTTTGGAACCACCTTAAACCTCGCCAAATTTACACCAGGCGCCTATCAAGCAAAATAA
- a CDS encoding T9SS type A sorting domain-containing protein, with protein MITDLSGNKVLTRKIRYNKQLNQYQYNLAMLPAGAYVTRIIMDNKSRSFKFIK; from the coding sequence ATGATTACAGACCTTTCGGGAAATAAAGTTTTAACACGAAAAATTCGTTACAATAAACAACTTAACCAATACCAATACAATTTAGCAATGCTACCAGCAGGAGCCTACGTAACTCGTATAATAATGGACAATAAAAGTAGAAGTTTTAAATTTATAAAATAG